One Zeugodacus cucurbitae isolate PBARC_wt_2022May chromosome 3, idZeuCucr1.2, whole genome shotgun sequence genomic region harbors:
- the LOC128920450 gene encoding tabinhibitin 4-like isoform X2 — protein sequence MRTIIVIRRVNYVALESILCVIRMLCKGDVLGLLPLTGSIKRRYVDRHNEHRNRIAGGEVKFKGGKKFPKATRMREVIWDDELAYIAGIHAKRCNKQPDDCHSTERFPGSGQNLYKNETGKPTTGTDMIVYAIDSWWAQSELVDDGNAMVDEFPKGIGEPDRSDTTSSISFDVFIDYGNETAVQGELPKSPDAWKKIGNFSAIANERAAFVGCGLAVCHNSTSNAYCIHVTCNYSRTNVIGTFMYKKGNSSASECDYYESVPSSKYPHLCKNTGKIFEDGK from the exons ATGCGTACTATTATTGTGATAAGGAGAGTAAATTATGTGGCACTAGAAAGCATTTTATGTGTGATCCGGATGCTGTG CAAAGGCGATGTTCTTGGTCTTTTGCCATTGACAGGCTCAATTAAACGTCGTTATGTCGATCGACACAATGAGCATCGCAACAGAATAGCTGGGGGTGAAGTAAAATTCAAAGGCGGTAAAAAATTTCCGAAAGCCACTCGCATGCGTGAAGTAATCTGGGATGACGAATTAGCGTATATAGCCGGAATCCATGCAAAACGTTGTAATAAGCAGCCCGATGATTGCCACAGTACTGAGAGGTTTCCAGGCTCCGGTCAAAATCTGTATAAGAATGAAACAGGAAAACCAACGACAGGAACCGATATGATTGTATATGCAATAGATTCTTGGTGGGCCCAATCTGAATTAGTGGATGATGGCAATGCTATGGTAGACGAATTTCCGAAAGG cATTGGCGAACCGGATAGGAGCGATACCACCTCTTCAATTTCCTTTGATGTATTTATAGATTATGGAAATGAGACAGCTGTGCAAGGCGAATTGCCCAAAAG TCCGGACGCCTGGAAAAAGATCGGTAATTTCTCTGCAATTGCAAACGAGCGTGCAGCTTTTGTTGGTTGTGGCTTGGCGGTATGCCATAACTCTACTTCTAACGCTTATTGCATACATGTTACTTGTAATTACTCACGCACCAATGTAATTGGTACTTTTATGTACAAGAAAGGCAATTCATCAGCATCAGAATGTGATTATTATGAAAGTGTTCCCAGTAGTAAATATCCGCATCTTTGTAAAAATACTGGCAAAATTTTTGAAGATGGTAAATAA
- the LOC128920450 gene encoding tabinhibitin 4-like isoform X1: MFNIQYIRFYLIAILIWHSIYTDAYYYCDKESKLCGTRKHFMCDPDAVPSKGDVLGLLPLTGSIKRRYVDRHNEHRNRIAGGEVKFKGGKKFPKATRMREVIWDDELAYIAGIHAKRCNKQPDDCHSTERFPGSGQNLYKNETGKPTTGTDMIVYAIDSWWAQSELVDDGNAMVDEFPKGIGEPDRSDTTSSISFDVFIDYGNETAVQGELPKSPDAWKKIGNFSAIANERAAFVGCGLAVCHNSTSNAYCIHVTCNYSRTNVIGTFMYKKGNSSASECDYYESVPSSKYPHLCKNTGKIFEDGK; the protein is encoded by the exons atgtttaacattcAATATATTCGCTTTTATTTAATCGCTATTTTGATATGGCATAGCATTTACACCGATGCGTACTATTATTGTGATAAGGAGAGTAAATTATGTGGCACTAGAAAGCATTTTATGTGTGATCCGGATGCTGTG CCTAGCAAAGGCGATGTTCTTGGTCTTTTGCCATTGACAGGCTCAATTAAACGTCGTTATGTCGATCGACACAATGAGCATCGCAACAGAATAGCTGGGGGTGAAGTAAAATTCAAAGGCGGTAAAAAATTTCCGAAAGCCACTCGCATGCGTGAAGTAATCTGGGATGACGAATTAGCGTATATAGCCGGAATCCATGCAAAACGTTGTAATAAGCAGCCCGATGATTGCCACAGTACTGAGAGGTTTCCAGGCTCCGGTCAAAATCTGTATAAGAATGAAACAGGAAAACCAACGACAGGAACCGATATGATTGTATATGCAATAGATTCTTGGTGGGCCCAATCTGAATTAGTGGATGATGGCAATGCTATGGTAGACGAATTTCCGAAAGG cATTGGCGAACCGGATAGGAGCGATACCACCTCTTCAATTTCCTTTGATGTATTTATAGATTATGGAAATGAGACAGCTGTGCAAGGCGAATTGCCCAAAAG TCCGGACGCCTGGAAAAAGATCGGTAATTTCTCTGCAATTGCAAACGAGCGTGCAGCTTTTGTTGGTTGTGGCTTGGCGGTATGCCATAACTCTACTTCTAACGCTTATTGCATACATGTTACTTGTAATTACTCACGCACCAATGTAATTGGTACTTTTATGTACAAGAAAGGCAATTCATCAGCATCAGAATGTGATTATTATGAAAGTGTTCCCAGTAGTAAATATCCGCATCTTTGTAAAAATACTGGCAAAATTTTTGAAGATGGTAAATAA